A single window of Rhodococcus jostii RHA1 DNA harbors:
- a CDS encoding Fur family transcriptional regulator: MPSMPDYAALLRGAELRVTRPRVAVLEAVHARPHADTETIFGAVRTVLEGVSRQAVYDVLHAVTAVGLVRRIQPPGSVARYESRVGDNHHHVICRSCGAIADVDCAVGEAPCLTASDDNGFLVEEAEVIYWGLCPDCSTSQTSRSNP, encoded by the coding sequence GTGCCGTCGATGCCGGATTACGCAGCGCTGCTGCGCGGGGCTGAGCTTCGCGTGACCCGCCCGCGGGTCGCGGTGTTGGAGGCCGTGCACGCGCGTCCACATGCCGATACGGAGACGATTTTCGGAGCGGTGCGCACCGTTCTGGAAGGGGTGTCCCGGCAGGCCGTGTACGACGTGCTGCACGCAGTGACCGCTGTGGGATTGGTGCGGCGGATTCAGCCGCCCGGCTCCGTTGCTCGTTACGAGTCGCGGGTCGGAGACAATCACCACCACGTCATCTGCCGGTCGTGTGGGGCCATTGCGGACGTCGACTGTGCCGTCGGCGAGGCGCCGTGCCTGACCGCGTCCGACGACAACGGTTTCCTCGTCGAGGAGGCCGAGGTCATCTATTGGGGTCTGTGCCCCGACTGCTCGACTTCACAGACTTCTCGATCGAACCCATGA